GGCTTCAGTCACAACCCTTCCCCGGAAGAGAACCCCAAGCCCTGGCAATGGGAGACGGCCCCTGGGCAGCAGTACCTGGAAAACGCGGCCAGGGTCAGCACCTCAAGCAGCAGCTCGGAGCCACAGAAGAAGAGCAAGATACTGTTCATGATGGCTTCCAGGCGGAGCACGTAAGTCTGCAGCAGCAGGTAGTAGGAGGCCATCATGGCAGACGGCAAGGTCAAGGCCACACTAATACCAAGGGGCATCTTTCGCTGGCAGAGGTTTCCTTTTGTACCTGTCAGACATAGCCCATGGAGTCACCTGCAGGTGGCCTGCTTGCCCTGGCTTTGGAGGAAAGGTGCGAGGAATGTGACACAGAACCAAAGCAGAGACTCTCCTGAGGGGGTGTAGAtggggacccctgcagcagacaCTGGGGAAGCTGTGTGATTATAGGCTGGGAGTCACTGACTCAAGTCTTGCTTCCAACCTAATGGCCACTGAAGGACAATGGGAACTTCAAGTGGGAAAAACAGTTTTTAGTTACAGAAATAATACATATAACCactgaaaatattataaaatgtgcTCATGGATATCTATAAAATCATTGAAAATGTCTCCAAATAATAGATAAAActttagaaatacagaaaaactTCTATGTCTCCGTTGTAAAATGACAAAATGATATATATTACCAGAGTTTATATGCATATTCATATTACCTtacagcttatttttaaaagagatttatttatttttattggaaaggcagatttacacagagaaggagagacagaaaaatcctccatccattggttcactccccaaatggctaaaggagctggagctaagctgatcaaaagccaggagtaaggcacttcttccaggt
The sequence above is a segment of the Ochotona princeps isolate mOchPri1 chromosome 4, mOchPri1.hap1, whole genome shotgun sequence genome. Coding sequences within it:
- the TMEM216 gene encoding transmembrane protein 216 isoform X1, with protein sequence MLFLYLGVEIIRLFFGTKGNLCQRKMPLGISVALTLPSAMMASYYLLLQTYVLRLEAIMNSILLFFCGSELLLEVLTLAAFSSMDRI